One region of Eupeodes corollae chromosome 1, idEupCoro1.1, whole genome shotgun sequence genomic DNA includes:
- the LOC129942127 gene encoding uncharacterized protein LOC129942127 has translation MSDIDDESFETENWLVNTEWIQDFLKDHHKYNADFVLKDYTVSAGSSNGLSNLSEVLAVKIQYEFQDEKHQLELFIKLLPHDPFSRFFVTEAQFDLREIKFYTQILPDLLEFQKRHLRADAEPMTIAVPKCYHSTYNTGLNEEESSPEPSESILVLQDMRPMGYQSAHFTSGLTLDETKYAIISISAVHALSLAMKFKEKIQLNEKYPFLFQIDKASDSYQQLVEHGLPHLSKFLLEIGGKDEVLVALNQVRSKTRTIIETLLEPIEPMGLITHTDFWSNNLLLKNRPDPGKEDNCVILDWQMVTYSRATNDIALLMISSLTSDVRRKNTESLLDFYYDCLKKNLHKVNVDLEVDLGYSRQKLEFDYKKSQLLALLLCIGSVDIALGKKDAEERLIDALEDFNNDGVLNPNYLANLDNNC, from the exons ATGTCTGACATTGATGATGAATCGTTCGAGACTGAAAATTGGCTAGTCAATACCGAATGGATACAAGATTTTCTAAAAGATCATCATAAATATAAtgctgattttgttttaaag GATTACACTGTATCAGCAGGAAGTTCAAATGGATTAAGTAATCTAAGTGAAGTTTTAGCTGTTAAAATCCAATATGAATTCCAAGATGAAAAACATCAATTagaattgtttataaaacttttgccACATGATCCGTTCAGCCGATTTTTCGTTACCGAAGCACAATTTGATTTgagagaaattaaattttacactcAG attCTTCCTGATTTATTGGAATTCCAAAAGCGACATTTACGAGCAGATGCAGAGCCCATGACTATAGCAGTGCCAAAGTGCTATCACAGCACCTACAACACCGGATTGAATGAAGAAGAATCTAGTCCTGAACCTTCAGAGAGTATTTTGGTTTTGCAAGATATGCGACCAATGGGCTATCAATCGGCGCACTTTACATCCGGCCTCACCTTGGATGAGACAAAGTATGCTATAATATCGATCTCAGCTGTTCATGCACTTTCATTGGCAATGAAGTTCAAAGAAAAGATCCAACTCAATGAGAAATATCCA TTCCTATTTCAAATTGATAAAGCTTCAGATAGTTATCAACAATTGGTCGAACATGGATTGCCACATTTGAGCAAATTTCTGTTGGAGATTGGTGGCAAGGATGAGGTCCTGGTGGCTCTTAATCAAGTTCGTAGTAAAACTCGAACCATCATTGAAACCCTTTTGGAGCCAATCGAGCCAATGGGGTTGATAACTCACACAGATTTTTGGTCGAATAATTTGCTATTGAAAAACCGACCTGATCCTGGCAAGGAGGATAACTGTGTGATTTTGGATTGGCAAATGGTGACATATAGTCG GGCAACAAATGACATAGCTCTTTTGATGATCTCTTCGTTAACATCGGATGTAAGACGTAAGAACACTGAGAGTCTACTTGACTTCTACTATGACTGTCTAAAGAAGAATCTACACAAAGTTAATGTTGACTTGGAAGTTGATCTTGGATACTCGAGgcaaaaacttgaatttgactacaa aaaatctcAACTTCTTGCACTACTTTTGTGTATAGGATCAGTTGATATTGCATTGGGAAAGAAAGATGCTGAAGAAAGATTAATAGACGCATTGGAAGACTTCAATAACGATGGAGTCTTGAATCCAAACTATCTGGCAAATTTGGATAATAACTGCTAA